The Deltaproteobacteria bacterium genome includes a region encoding these proteins:
- the rplK gene encoding 50S ribosomal protein L11, with amino-acid sequence MAKKIIGTVKLQVKGGQANPSPPIGPALGQHGVNIAEFCKAFNARTQDQMGTIIPVVITIYADRSFSFITKTPPASVLLKQAAKIAKGSSEPNREKVGEVTREQVEEIAKTKFEDLNAYDIESAVRIIEGTARSMGIKIV; translated from the coding sequence ATGGCCAAGAAGATTATCGGTACGGTGAAACTTCAAGTAAAAGGGGGACAGGCGAATCCTTCTCCTCCCATCGGACCGGCACTGGGACAGCACGGCGTCAATATCGCTGAGTTTTGCAAGGCCTTCAATGCTAGAACCCAGGACCAAATGGGGACTATTATTCCTGTGGTTATTACGATTTATGCGGATAGGTCCTTCTCTTTTATCACAAAGACGCCGCCGGCCTCCGTTCTGTTGAAGCAGGCCGCCAAGATCGCTAAGGGGTCAAGTGAGCCGAATCGGGAAAAGGTGGGCGAGGTCACGCGGGAGCAAGTGGAGGAAATCGCGAAGACCAAGTTTGAAGACCTGAATGCCTATGATATCGAGAGTGCGGTAAGA
- the nusG gene encoding transcription termination/antitermination protein NusG yields the protein MALKWYIVHTYSGFEHKVKANLEERVKALGQEDLFGKIIVPTEKVVELRKGQKKTSSRKFYPGYIMVQMELNEETWHTVRNTAKVTGFVGGGEMPAPVPDHEAERILQQIEEGISKPKPKYHFEEGDEVRVIDGPFNNFQGVVEEVKPDKEKLRVLITIFGRSTPVELDFIQVNKI from the coding sequence GTGGCTCTGAAATGGTACATTGTACATACCTATTCCGGATTTGAGCACAAGGTTAAGGCCAATCTGGAAGAACGGGTGAAGGCTCTGGGGCAGGAGGACCTTTTCGGCAAGATCATCGTCCCGACGGAAAAGGTGGTCGAGCTGAGAAAGGGACAGAAAAAGACCTCTTCCAGGAAGTTCTATCCCGGGTACATCATGGTCCAAATGGAGTTGAACGAAGAAACCTGGCATACGGTGAGAAATACGGCCAAGGTGACCGGGTTTGTGGGGGGGGGAGAAATGCCGGCACCCGTCCCCGACCATGAAGCAGAGCGCATCCTTCAGCAGATTGAAGAAGGAATCAGTAAACCAAAGCCGAAATATCACTTCGAGGAAGGAGACGAAGTGAGGGTCATCGACGGGCCTTTCAACAATTTTCAAGGCGTGGTTGAAGAGGTTAAACCTGACAAAGAAAAACTCAGGGTGTTGATTACTATATTCGGGCGCTCGACTCCGGTTGAATTGGATTTCATTCAAGTTAACAAGATTTGA
- the secE gene encoding preprotein translocase subunit SecE, producing the protein MKKPSNKKKKKGSRKRNSNGKTRAAQIQSAGDLKSIEGGKTVTPTAVKREPEKRKESKKSLLKYANTVAQFLRESRMELKKVKWPTRKELMASTTVVILLVLIVAFFLWIIDFGLIKIIKNIIS; encoded by the coding sequence ATGAAAAAGCCCAGTAATAAGAAAAAAAAGAAAGGGAGTCGAAAAAGGAATTCCAACGGAAAAACCCGGGCCGCTCAGATCCAGTCGGCGGGGGATCTTAAAAGCATTGAAGGAGGAAAGACCGTTACGCCGACGGCTGTAAAAAGGGAACCGGAGAAGCGAAAGGAATCAAAAAAATCCCTTCTTAAGTATGCCAACACGGTTGCACAGTTCCTCAGGGAATCCAGAATGGAACTCAAAAAGGTGAAGTGGCCTACCCGGAAGGAATTGATGGCATCCACGACAGTTGTGATTTTGTTGGTATTAATAGTGGCTTTCTTTCTTTGGATTATAGATTTTGGATTGATAAAAATTATTAAGAATATTATCAGCTAA